From Xylocopilactobacillus apis, a single genomic window includes:
- a CDS encoding SbcC/MukB-like Walker B domain-containing protein, protein MSQLIPTNFHLRNFNKYVKLDLPASEAGNITFIGENAVGKTTLANCFFPMLIDGAISTPSFNPAKGIDKLNQNGNPRNSARDTRNFESILLGWGAGAMKVRTGYSYLNLRSELRQIIIGLGATRVVGDTKKPTWWFVVNSSQTEQEINLITTDDEGKGLSKEAFIAANDSLSDQLLVFDRAVDYREYAATKIYGFSDGETLGKLANTYRLLASPILTAGNAKFTPIRESLKNAQEGIDDDLIIKVANSQREVNRMNGILEHLKAGQKRLQKIKNEIFWRNLNHLDEILLNPYTEYFNDFSNEQIKFDQAQIKIEELNSNLNSTNSELKTIDSQLDQLRFKKAEQKSIEELKHQYSEQIKIQEQQLLTYDNQSSQLNKLQKEKESLTKQLSDFEYTEKEIKNDQLDLKEKLKSLNLTMLNKLLDESDFSKFELGGYLRQLKDSLHRYQSLTSSISGLSQSIDVVNEIKVQMGNQIDVRLQGPLSGRAHNHLKQDNSDIHDAGAAKIAQQHLNLKQKQEQILFNNSDLKAIIKEPELLNTLESIAKSLKTSLENLSVTLNQEKQVKNSIDANQQQIEELKEQIIPDFNVEETKNKINELKNNLTELKFDHELDQKLAETSSSHETLLDQQQVIIRQINDERSEMNTAKLQMSRAEQKLKVLNAMIELNLKNLRPYFPTDLKMENVDDILSFVKTHRVEVKNNNFAELTSNISHLIHHNNQNGIDRNALDTLFEERGHGEIASQMRQQRSKTENDITVVAFDLNQAYKFLKEDEAGVIKALETLKTGNDVSQKAFEAAAINRITEQYNVIEEYNQILSLGVENSQSIKLKVQLTPATVSEDVIKEACDINLTERPALEAEIKRRLKRLANNTELADDDDTFNEQAKELLDTRQWSNFQIFIKRRQNNEDEYEEVDDKFVQSGGSGAEKAQAMVLPLLLVPKMLLQQANLSDAPYLVMFDEFADKLDPETAKSFAQTISHFGFSFIATMPNGAQNKILADGVENIVYEITAPKEQNDGKYHQNFVHPALIWH, encoded by the coding sequence ATGTCACAGCTAATTCCAACAAATTTCCATTTAAGAAATTTTAATAAATATGTAAAACTTGATTTACCTGCATCTGAAGCCGGAAATATTACCTTTATCGGCGAAAATGCCGTTGGTAAAACCACTTTAGCCAACTGTTTTTTTCCCATGCTGATCGATGGGGCAATTTCAACTCCTTCTTTTAATCCAGCAAAGGGTATCGATAAATTAAATCAAAACGGCAATCCTAGAAACAGCGCGCGCGATACTCGTAATTTTGAAAGTATTCTCTTAGGCTGGGGTGCTGGTGCAATGAAAGTCAGAACTGGCTACAGTTATTTAAATCTGCGTTCAGAACTAAGACAGATAATCATTGGACTAGGAGCAACTCGAGTTGTTGGTGACACCAAAAAGCCTACTTGGTGGTTCGTTGTTAACAGTTCTCAAACTGAACAAGAAATAAACCTAATCACTACTGATGATGAAGGAAAAGGTTTAAGTAAAGAAGCTTTTATAGCTGCTAATGATTCTTTAAGTGATCAGCTTCTCGTATTCGATCGAGCTGTAGACTACCGTGAATACGCGGCAACTAAAATCTACGGCTTTTCTGATGGGGAAACACTAGGAAAATTAGCTAATACCTACCGGTTATTAGCATCACCAATCCTAACTGCGGGTAATGCAAAATTTACTCCAATCCGAGAGTCGTTAAAAAATGCCCAGGAAGGAATTGATGATGATCTAATTATCAAAGTTGCTAACAGTCAGCGTGAAGTAAATCGAATGAATGGGATCTTAGAACATTTAAAGGCTGGACAAAAACGACTGCAAAAAATTAAAAACGAGATTTTTTGGCGTAATTTGAATCATTTAGATGAAATATTACTAAATCCCTATACTGAATATTTTAATGATTTTTCAAACGAACAAATTAAATTTGATCAGGCGCAAATTAAAATTGAAGAGTTAAATTCAAACTTGAATTCCACAAACTCTGAGCTAAAAACTATTGATTCACAATTAGATCAATTAAGATTTAAAAAGGCCGAACAAAAATCAATTGAGGAACTTAAACATCAGTATTCAGAACAAATCAAAATTCAAGAACAGCAATTATTAACTTATGATAATCAATCATCACAGTTGAACAAACTTCAAAAAGAAAAAGAAAGCTTAACTAAACAATTGTCTGATTTTGAATATACTGAAAAAGAAATTAAAAATGATCAGCTCGATTTAAAAGAAAAATTAAAATCTTTAAATCTTACAATGCTTAATAAATTATTAGATGAGTCAGATTTTTCAAAATTTGAATTGGGTGGTTATTTAAGACAATTAAAAGACAGTTTGCATCGATATCAAAGTTTAACATCTTCAATTTCTGGACTCAGTCAATCAATCGATGTCGTTAATGAAATCAAAGTTCAAATGGGAAATCAAATTGATGTTCGCCTTCAAGGCCCTTTAAGCGGCCGTGCTCACAACCATTTAAAACAAGATAACAGTGATATCCATGATGCAGGAGCTGCAAAAATTGCTCAGCAGCATTTAAACCTAAAACAAAAACAAGAACAAATATTATTTAATAATTCAGATTTAAAAGCAATTATAAAAGAACCTGAACTTTTAAATACATTAGAATCGATTGCTAAAAGTTTAAAAACTTCTTTAGAAAATTTATCTGTCACGCTTAATCAGGAAAAACAAGTTAAAAATTCGATAGATGCTAACCAACAACAAATTGAAGAATTAAAAGAACAAATTATACCTGATTTTAACGTCGAAGAAACGAAAAATAAAATAAATGAACTTAAAAATAATTTAACCGAATTAAAATTTGATCATGAATTAGACCAAAAGTTAGCTGAAACTTCATCATCTCACGAGACCTTGTTAGATCAGCAGCAAGTAATTATTCGACAAATTAATGATGAACGATCAGAGATGAATACTGCTAAATTGCAAATGAGCCGAGCAGAACAAAAGCTAAAGGTCTTAAATGCAATGATTGAACTGAACTTAAAAAATCTAAGACCATATTTTCCCACCGATCTAAAAATGGAAAATGTCGATGATATTTTAAGTTTTGTCAAAACTCATCGGGTTGAAGTCAAAAATAATAACTTTGCTGAATTGACTAGTAATATTAGTCATTTAATTCATCATAACAATCAAAACGGTATTGACCGAAATGCTTTAGATACTCTTTTTGAAGAACGGGGACACGGAGAAATTGCTAGTCAAATGCGTCAACAACGTTCTAAGACAGAAAATGATATTACCGTTGTAGCCTTTGACTTGAATCAAGCCTATAAATTTTTGAAAGAAGACGAAGCTGGCGTAATTAAAGCCTTGGAAACATTAAAAACTGGTAATGATGTTTCGCAAAAAGCTTTTGAAGCCGCAGCTATTAATCGAATTACTGAGCAGTACAATGTAATTGAAGAATATAATCAAATTCTATCTTTAGGAGTTGAAAATTCACAAAGTATTAAATTAAAAGTTCAACTGACGCCAGCAACTGTTTCTGAAGATGTTATTAAAGAGGCTTGTGATATAAATTTAACTGAACGACCTGCTTTAGAAGCTGAAATTAAGCGTCGATTAAAGCGTTTGGCTAATAACACTGAACTTGCCGATGATGACGATACATTTAACGAACAAGCTAAAGAACTATTAGACACCCGTCAATGGTCTAATTTTCAAATTTTTATCAAACGCCGGCAAAACAACGAAGATGAATACGAGGAAGTTGACGATAAATTTGTTCAATCTGGTGGATCTGGTGCCGAAAAGGCTCAAGCGATGGTACTACCTCTTTTGCTTGTGCCAAAAATGCTTCTTCAACAGGCTAATTTAAGCGATGCCCCTTACTTGGTAATGTTTGACGAATTTGCTGATAAACTTGATCCAGAAACTGCCAAATCTTTTGCTCAAACTATTTCTCACTTTGGATTTAGCTTCATTGCGACAATGCCAAACGGAGCTCAAAATAAAATTTTAGCTGACGGGGTTGAAAATATTGTTTACGAAATTACTGCGCCAAAAGAACAAAATGACGGGAAATACCACCAAAATTTTGTACATCCGGCTTTAATTTGGCATTAA
- a CDS encoding DUF871 domain-containing protein, producing MRMLGISVYPEQSNYEADCNYLDLAHKYGYKRVFTSLLQLEGENGENILDKFKKVVDHANSLGMKVIVDINPALFKSLDISYDDLKFFDELKVWGLRLDEGFSGLEEAQMTRNPYNLKIELNMSRGTHYLEQIMDYAPKIDNLLGCHNFYPQSYTGLGEDIFNEYSSPYRQFGIHSAAFVSSHHGEMGPWPVSEGLPTLESDRNRPVTSQVNHLVLTNMVDDVIIGNSYATESELKAIAEAFTAPEPFLQVDFNSEISDTERKIALDELQLYRGDASDYLLRSTMSRIKYKDQTIPALDQSNKFKRGDVIVVNDRYARYKGELQIALCEFQNDGRRNVIGRLTESDLPLLDYLKPWHSFKLTEA from the coding sequence ATGCGAATGTTAGGAATTTCTGTTTATCCTGAACAGTCCAATTATGAGGCGGACTGTAATTATCTTGATTTAGCTCACAAATACGGTTATAAAAGAGTCTTTACTTCTTTATTACAGTTAGAGGGCGAAAACGGCGAAAATATTTTAGATAAGTTCAAAAAAGTTGTTGATCATGCTAATTCATTGGGAATGAAGGTTATTGTTGATATTAATCCTGCTTTATTTAAATCGTTAGATATTAGTTATGACGATCTCAAATTTTTTGATGAATTAAAAGTTTGGGGTTTACGTTTAGATGAAGGATTCAGTGGGTTAGAAGAAGCTCAAATGACTCGTAATCCTTATAATTTAAAGATTGAGCTTAATATGAGTCGTGGAACCCATTATCTAGAACAAATTATGGATTATGCACCAAAAATTGATAATTTATTAGGATGCCATAATTTTTATCCTCAATCTTACACGGGACTTGGTGAGGACATTTTTAATGAATATTCATCTCCATATCGTCAATTTGGGATTCATAGTGCAGCTTTTGTTTCTTCTCACCATGGTGAAATGGGACCTTGGCCAGTCAGTGAGGGTTTACCAACTTTAGAAAGCGATCGGAATCGTCCAGTAACTTCACAAGTTAACCACTTGGTTTTAACGAATATGGTTGATGATGTAATCATCGGCAATTCATATGCCACAGAAAGTGAATTAAAAGCGATTGCTGAGGCTTTTACAGCACCTGAACCTTTTTTGCAAGTTGACTTCAATTCAGAGATTAGTGATACTGAACGTAAAATTGCTTTAGATGAACTTCAGTTATATCGCGGTGATGCTTCAGATTATCTTTTGCGCTCAACAATGTCACGAATCAAGTACAAGGACCAGACAATTCCAGCATTAGATCAATCAAATAAATTTAAGCGAGGTGATGTGATCGTTGTAAATGATCGATATGCCCGCTATAAAGGAGAATTACAGATTGCACTTTGCGAATTTCAAAATGATGGTCGACGTAATGTGATCGGAAGACTTACGGAAAGTGATTTACCTCTGTTAGACTATCTAAAACCTTGGCATAGTTTTAAATTAACTGAAGCCTAA
- a CDS encoding PTS lactose/cellobiose transporter subunit IIA: protein MDENDENLQAVMGLIMNGGNAKGSAFEAIKAAKKGDFDEADAKLKESDKFLAEAHNSQTGMLTKEASGEHVQVSLLMVHGQDHIMNAITFRDLAGEIVDLYKRLAEK, encoded by the coding sequence ATGGACGAGAATGACGAGAATTTACAAGCCGTAATGGGCTTAATTATGAATGGCGGAAACGCAAAGGGATCTGCTTTTGAAGCAATAAAAGCTGCTAAAAAAGGAGATTTTGATGAAGCTGATGCTAAATTAAAGGAATCTGATAAATTTTTGGCAGAAGCACATAATTCCCAGACTGGAATGTTAACAAAAGAAGCTAGTGGTGAACATGTTCAAGTTTCATTGCTAATGGTTCATGGGCAAGATCATATCATGAACGCAATCACTTTTCGTGACTTGGCTGGCGAAATTGTTGATTTATATAAAAGATTAGCTGAAAAATAA
- a CDS encoding PTS sugar transporter subunit IIB: MSEKTIMLVCAAGMSTSLLVSKMQKAAEAKGVDVKIFATASSDADSKFESEHPDVLLLGPQVRYMLDDFKKKLSIPVEVINMQDYGMMNGEKVLDQALNLIK; this comes from the coding sequence ATGAGCGAGAAAACAATTATGCTGGTGTGTGCAGCTGGGATGTCAACAAGTTTATTAGTTAGTAAAATGCAAAAAGCAGCAGAGGCAAAAGGAGTTGATGTAAAAATTTTTGCAACTGCAAGTTCAGATGCTGATTCAAAATTTGAGTCAGAACATCCGGATGTTTTATTGTTGGGACCTCAAGTAAGATACATGCTTGATGATTTTAAGAAAAAGCTTTCAATTCCCGTTGAAGTTATCAATATGCAGGACTACGGGATGATGAATGGCGAAAAAGTTTTAGATCAAGCTTTAAATTTAATTAAATAA
- a CDS encoding DUF3284 domain-containing protein — MKLILKIAVPADYFFRRIIESSLYDIEQQTGKKLNPNQLNGYTFKRKNSNGVVSRMTITAYQPNKKYAYHMHTGRNDYDVVYNIESLENETMNLTYEETIKGSSAKVNANNHVSGFLVGWFRKRRFKKMKRQMESDYNRQETSKN; from the coding sequence GTGAAGCTGATTTTAAAAATTGCAGTTCCGGCGGATTACTTTTTCCGTCGAATTATTGAATCGTCATTATATGACATCGAACAACAGACAGGGAAAAAGCTGAATCCCAATCAATTAAATGGTTATACATTTAAAAGAAAAAACAGTAATGGCGTTGTCAGTAGAATGACGATTACGGCTTATCAACCAAACAAGAAGTACGCATATCATATGCATACGGGAAGAAATGATTACGATGTTGTCTATAACATTGAATCATTAGAAAATGAAACGATGAATTTAACCTATGAAGAAACAATTAAGGGTAGTTCAGCTAAAGTTAATGCTAATAATCATGTTTCGGGTTTTTTGGTTGGATGGTTTCGTAAACGCCGATTTAAAAAAATGAAGCGACAAATGGAATCAGATTATAATCGACAAGAAACTTCCAAAAATTGA
- a CDS encoding alpha/beta hydrolase fold domain-containing protein, protein MINSKLIKEVFKGSRNKEVILTKKFKFVPGKEVNGFLDPTQREMIIKKNSKNIWRQNNIDQLLWQRNRMDKKSFDLTNSQIKEENLLVDTGTGKLIGYLFTPLDFQINSELILFVHGGGFTAGSIRDYRNQCRYLAEQSGHKVLFVEYHLAPEDVYPKQIIDVERTVGFIQTNRQKFKVSHNLILMGDSAGASIINGVVLDLGSDNISLVIELYGVCDLDIVNNHEAYWDYSLYPVVKSDQRLVKSRLDRFKNSTSTMVDYYLNTDKKLIKDAHVSINFASDEEIKKFPRIVLIECEYDFFRICMDIFACKLITNAIPVSIIEYGGCDHGLIDRLGYLKQAEDCLKVCANEIKSL, encoded by the coding sequence ATGATAAACTCGAAACTAATTAAAGAAGTTTTTAAAGGAAGTCGAAATAAAGAAGTCATTTTGACAAAAAAATTTAAATTTGTTCCTGGTAAAGAAGTAAATGGTTTTTTGGATCCAACTCAAAGAGAAATGATTATCAAAAAAAATTCCAAAAATATTTGGCGTCAAAATAATATTGATCAATTGTTATGGCAGAGAAATCGTATGGATAAAAAAAGTTTTGACTTGACTAATAGTCAAATCAAAGAAGAAAATTTGTTGGTTGATACAGGAACTGGTAAATTAATAGGATATCTTTTTACTCCGCTAGATTTTCAAATTAATTCTGAATTGATTTTATTTGTGCATGGTGGAGGTTTTACTGCTGGTTCGATTAGAGATTATCGGAATCAATGTCGATATTTAGCAGAACAATCAGGACATAAAGTCTTATTCGTAGAATATCATTTGGCTCCAGAAGATGTTTATCCAAAACAAATTATTGACGTTGAGCGAACAGTTGGTTTTATCCAGACAAATAGACAAAAATTTAAAGTTAGTCATAATTTGATCTTAATGGGTGATAGTGCTGGTGCTAGTATCATAAATGGAGTGGTTTTAGATTTAGGCTCTGATAATATTTCTTTAGTAATTGAATTGTATGGAGTTTGTGACTTAGATATTGTCAATAATCATGAAGCTTATTGGGATTATTCTCTATACCCAGTTGTTAAATCTGATCAAAGGTTAGTTAAATCTAGATTGGATCGTTTTAAAAACAGTACTTCTACAATGGTCGATTATTACTTAAATACTGATAAAAAGCTTATTAAGGATGCACATGTATCAATTAATTTTGCTAGTGATGAAGAAATAAAAAAATTTCCACGGATTGTTTTAATCGAATGTGAATATGATTTTTTTAGAATTTGTATGGATATATTTGCTTGTAAGTTAATTACTAATGCAATTCCAGTTTCGATCATTGAATATGGTGGATGTGATCATGGTTTGATTGATCGTTTAGGATATTTAAAACAGGCTGAAGATTGTTTGAAGGTATGTGCAAATGAAATTAAAAGTTTATAA
- a CDS encoding glucose PTS transporter subunit IIA — protein sequence MDLNQLADKILENVGGTENISSIDHCATRLRMYLRDNSKFDLEKIKKIDGVFAAQKVNQQFQVVIGQQVPEVLNIIKSKMGGNRGPTSPVDSKKNKVTLKTLFGSFMEFISGCFAPIIPALSAAGFLKVLLILVTMTGIISDKSQTYAILYFVSDTIFYFLPIVLAYTTAKRLNTDIVLSLIISLMLLHPTWISMVSKGTPVHLFGLPVTLANYNGSVIPIILSVWILSYLDRWIEKIIPNLISSLLKPFILILIMVPIVFVVTGPLGYLIGELLAKLITASTSVNWLIITLLCVFSPFIAMTGMHLALIPLALSSIKQDGFDKVILVWFFCNTISAGAMALATFIKTKQPKLKTLALPAAISGLFGGISEPAIYGIGFKMKKPLYALMFGAGVSGLFAGLTGLKSYVFGSYTLLALPSFVGKNDMHNLYLAIATAAIAIIATSIAVFVLGFDDSTFADKSSEVIKSPVNGEVVDQKEINDPTFSKNTLGTTVGLKPKSEEIFSPINGEVITTFETKHAMGIKSNNDVELLIHIGIDSVNLNGEGFENFVKKGDQIVQGQKIMKFDRSVFEKHHVEDTIILIALNNDKKPFSVDPFWHKGQNEKVSDPIMKLTFQLEGDLNDKLETN from the coding sequence ATGGATTTAAATCAACTTGCCGATAAAATTTTAGAAAATGTTGGAGGCACTGAAAATATTTCATCAATCGATCATTGTGCTACGAGATTACGAATGTATCTTAGAGATAATAGTAAATTTGATCTAGAAAAAATAAAAAAAATAGATGGAGTTTTTGCGGCTCAAAAAGTTAATCAGCAATTTCAGGTTGTCATTGGACAGCAAGTTCCAGAAGTATTAAATATTATTAAATCAAAAATGGGTGGGAATCGGGGGCCTACATCCCCTGTTGATTCTAAAAAAAATAAAGTAACATTAAAAACTCTTTTTGGTAGTTTTATGGAATTTATTTCAGGTTGTTTTGCTCCAATTATTCCAGCTCTTTCGGCTGCGGGCTTTTTAAAAGTTCTTTTAATTTTAGTCACAATGACCGGTATTATAAGTGATAAGAGTCAAACTTATGCCATCTTATATTTTGTTTCAGATACAATTTTTTATTTTTTGCCAATTGTTTTGGCATATACTACAGCTAAAAGACTCAATACTGATATTGTTCTTTCTCTGATTATTTCCCTAATGTTGCTTCATCCAACTTGGATCAGTATGGTTAGTAAAGGAACACCAGTACATTTGTTTGGATTACCAGTAACTTTAGCAAATTACAATGGAAGTGTTATTCCTATTATTTTAAGTGTTTGGATTTTGTCTTATCTTGATCGATGGATAGAAAAAATTATTCCTAATCTTATTTCAAGCCTTTTAAAACCTTTTATTTTAATTTTAATCATGGTTCCTATCGTGTTCGTTGTAACTGGGCCTTTAGGTTATTTAATTGGAGAATTGTTGGCAAAATTAATTACAGCATCAACTTCTGTTAATTGGTTGATTATAACTTTGTTATGTGTTTTCAGTCCTTTTATTGCAATGACTGGTATGCACTTGGCTTTAATCCCATTAGCGTTAAGCTCAATTAAACAAGATGGATTTGATAAAGTTATTTTAGTTTGGTTTTTCTGTAACACAATTAGTGCAGGGGCGATGGCTTTAGCAACGTTTATAAAAACTAAACAACCAAAATTAAAAACATTAGCTTTACCTGCGGCAATTTCTGGCCTTTTTGGTGGTATTTCTGAACCGGCAATTTATGGGATTGGTTTTAAAATGAAAAAGCCTTTATATGCACTTATGTTTGGAGCTGGAGTTTCAGGCCTTTTTGCTGGATTAACAGGGCTCAAATCATATGTTTTTGGTTCTTATACACTTTTGGCGTTACCATCTTTTGTTGGTAAAAACGATATGCATAACTTGTATTTAGCTATTGCTACAGCAGCAATTGCAATTATTGCAACCTCTATCGCTGTCTTTGTGCTAGGTTTTGATGATAGTACTTTTGCTGATAAATCAAGTGAAGTCATAAAATCACCCGTAAATGGTGAGGTAGTTGATCAAAAAGAAATTAATGATCCTACTTTTTCTAAAAATACTTTAGGTACAACTGTTGGCTTAAAACCAAAATCAGAAGAAATTTTTTCGCCAATTAATGGTGAAGTAATAACTACTTTTGAAACAAAACATGCAATGGGAATTAAATCTAATAATGATGTAGAATTACTCATTCATATTGGAATTGATTCAGTTAATTTAAACGGTGAAGGCTTTGAAAACTTTGTTAAAAAGGGAGATCAAATTGTTCAAGGTCAAAAAATTATGAAATTTGATCGTTCAGTTTTTGAGAAACATCATGTTGAGGATACTATAATTTTAATAGCATTAAACAATGATAAAAAACCTTTTTCAGTTGATCCTTTTTGGCATAAAGGACAGAATGAAAAAGTTAGTGATCCAATTATGAAATTAACATTTCAGTTAGAGGGTGATCTAAATGATAAACTCGAAACTAATTAA
- a CDS encoding PRD domain-containing protein — translation MKVLKKLNNNAVTARINGINAIITGKGVGFNIKEGDQINSNLVERTYFPSKKDFNYYIDYFSELSMDFIEEIRDILIKVGKEKDFNFTDTLLLSLSDHLFSAIDRNKNGLNIPNTLIQDINQFYPYEYTIGNDIVDQVNLYFGTNLSIDEAGFIAFHLIGASLEDNTKSYDIITLLNPIIKIIRYYGGVKVSGTIASKRLIVHLKFLLINLLKGKDDSFKVSISEKLKSQELLKVINSLYPESACVAQHVINFLHDEKGFDLTDNNKIYLIIHIENVVKSEMKVS, via the coding sequence ATGAAAGTTCTTAAGAAACTAAACAATAATGCTGTAACAGCCAGAATTAACGGCATTAATGCTATTATTACAGGTAAAGGCGTCGGATTTAATATAAAAGAAGGGGACCAAATTAATTCTAATCTTGTTGAAAGAACTTATTTTCCTAGCAAAAAAGATTTTAACTATTATATAGATTATTTTTCTGAATTATCAATGGATTTTATCGAAGAAATAAGAGATATATTAATTAAAGTTGGTAAAGAAAAAGATTTTAATTTTACAGATACTTTATTATTATCTTTATCGGATCATTTGTTTTCTGCCATTGATCGCAATAAAAATGGCTTGAATATACCTAATACATTAATTCAAGATATAAATCAATTTTATCCATATGAATATACGATTGGTAATGATATTGTAGATCAAGTAAACTTGTACTTTGGTACCAATTTATCGATAGATGAGGCTGGATTTATTGCTTTTCATTTGATAGGAGCTTCACTTGAAGACAACACAAAATCATACGATATAATTACGCTTTTGAACCCCATTATTAAAATTATTCGTTATTACGGTGGCGTTAAAGTAAGCGGAACTATCGCAAGCAAACGTTTAATTGTTCATCTAAAATTTTTATTAATTAATCTTTTAAAGGGTAAAGATGATTCATTTAAAGTTTCAATTTCGGAGAAATTAAAAAGTCAAGAACTTTTAAAAGTAATAAATAGTCTTTATCCCGAATCAGCTTGTGTCGCTCAACATGTAATTAATTTTTTACATGATGAAAAAGGTTTTGATTTAACCGATAATAATAAAATTTATTTAATCATTCATATCGAAAATGTGGTAAAATCAGAAATGAAAGTTTCATAA
- a CDS encoding dihydrolipoyl dehydrogenase family protein — MKKIDTLVIGSGPGGLAAAEKLAANQTVVVCENDLWGGTCPNRGCDPKKMLYSAVELAEQTKRFEENGLKGEVKIDWPTLMEFKESYTSKIPAQMQSSLKNSHIQTVQGTAQFQTNGLIKINDDFYDPKNIIIATGQKTRTLTIPGSEYLHNSSDFLSLKQMPKRIVVLGAGYIALELSNIARTAGANVDIIQHNDQPLKAFPKKLVGDLVRVMEETGINFHFNEEIKSVKRVEESFEVTTNTEVIRADWVLNATGRIPNIEELNLNNVDIETDSHGIVVNENLETSRANVYAIGDCAAKKLPKLTPVAEFEGNYAAERILGLNSAKPIRYPVIPSVVYSTLKLAQVGFDSLNSKIDYKITTTDVTHWYNYNLTKEPVAKIMTVIDPNTDRLAAGAILSSSADDMINQFVLLINQKISPVEVARTIFAYPSRSADLNYLV; from the coding sequence ATGAAAAAAATAGATACTTTAGTAATTGGAAGCGGCCCTGGAGGTTTAGCGGCAGCTGAAAAATTAGCAGCAAATCAGACGGTTGTTGTTTGTGAAAACGATCTTTGGGGCGGAACTTGCCCTAATCGAGGCTGTGATCCTAAAAAAATGCTTTATTCGGCAGTGGAATTAGCTGAACAAACAAAAAGATTCGAAGAAAACGGCTTAAAAGGGGAAGTAAAAATTGACTGGCCTACTTTGATGGAATTTAAAGAGTCGTATACCAGTAAAATTCCAGCTCAAATGCAATCAAGTCTTAAAAATAGTCACATTCAAACTGTTCAAGGAACTGCACAATTTCAAACAAACGGCCTGATAAAAATTAATGATGATTTTTATGATCCGAAAAATATTATCATTGCGACCGGTCAAAAAACTCGAACTCTAACAATTCCGGGATCAGAATATCTGCATAATAGTAGTGATTTTCTTTCGTTAAAACAGATGCCTAAGAGAATTGTCGTTCTTGGTGCTGGTTATATTGCGCTTGAATTAAGTAATATTGCTCGAACAGCGGGAGCAAATGTTGATATTATCCAGCATAATGATCAGCCGCTTAAAGCTTTTCCAAAAAAATTAGTTGGAGATTTGGTTCGGGTGATGGAGGAAACAGGAATCAATTTTCACTTTAACGAAGAAATAAAATCAGTTAAAAGAGTTGAAGAAAGTTTTGAAGTAACCACTAATACAGAAGTCATTAGGGCAGATTGGGTTTTGAATGCAACAGGGCGCATACCTAACATCGAAGAATTAAATTTAAATAATGTAGATATTGAAACAGATTCTCACGGTATTGTTGTTAATGAAAATTTAGAAACTAGTCGAGCCAATGTTTATGCAATCGGTGACTGTGCGGCAAAGAAACTTCCGAAATTAACACCAGTTGCCGAATTTGAAGGAAACTATGCTGCTGAAAGGATTTTAGGCTTAAATTCAGCCAAACCGATTAGATATCCAGTAATTCCAAGTGTAGTGTATTCAACTTTAAAACTTGCTCAGGTGGGGTTTGATTCTTTAAATTCTAAAATTGATTATAAAATTACGACTACAGATGTAACACATTGGTATAATTATAATTTGACTAAAGAACCAGTTGCAAAAATTATGACGGTCATTGATCCTAATACGGATCGTTTAGCTGCAGGGGCAATTTTATCTAGTTCAGCAGATGACATGATTAATCAATTTGTTCTTTTAATTAATCAAAAGATTTCTCCAGTTGAAGTGGCTCGGACAATTTTTGCTTATCCAAGTCGTAGCGCTGACCTTAATTACCTTGTCTAA